In one Candidatus Leptovillus gracilis genomic region, the following are encoded:
- a CDS encoding tetratricopeptide repeat protein, with translation MSKRRQFSRRKRNAPANRPSPQAKQWVAALAALGNEQWAEAIDRFKKFMQGMDNPLERLPIYHNLAACYLEMGLYDEALVVWDEIAALMAENPDMQFGRAITYGCAGRLAEAIQSLEQFRQLEPAKAQQLGIDEMIDDLQQEMRGERPSGNFLYQHLEAQLETNIDMGDFDLVERKARRLISIINERPEGHFALGLALLRQKQPAAALTSFLAAHVLEPQYVPTLYNIGYCYMETNQPEEALIWLKRALERDKTYTPALQKMGQVHLQWNQTEEAVAFWRQALTIQPDYEPAQQALYEAGAGPKPEDPPAPITAQLQRYGPLVKGRMRQPRVYRSGSVTLTLDPEVGFVLEDAENARNGTVYASGPFGVARMEATDVRHFIGVLKLLIRQANEYTCRDMAILAYYSDEPPFNYLLAMKNGELVGNGNGRLFADKMPSHLKVRVDSDLESPYGSPFNGYFIYLAQGGRPGVAAMTLGLLAE, from the coding sequence ATGAGTAAACGACGGCAGTTTAGCAGACGCAAACGAAACGCACCTGCCAACCGGCCATCCCCACAGGCAAAGCAATGGGTGGCGGCATTGGCCGCCCTGGGCAATGAACAGTGGGCCGAAGCGATAGACCGCTTCAAGAAGTTCATGCAAGGCATGGACAATCCCCTTGAACGGTTGCCCATCTATCACAACCTGGCCGCCTGTTACCTGGAAATGGGTTTGTATGATGAGGCGCTGGTTGTCTGGGATGAAATAGCCGCATTAATGGCCGAAAATCCCGATATGCAGTTTGGTCGGGCCATTACCTATGGCTGCGCCGGGCGATTGGCAGAAGCCATCCAGTCGCTTGAACAATTTCGCCAATTGGAACCGGCCAAAGCACAGCAGCTTGGGATAGACGAGATGATTGACGATTTGCAGCAAGAGATGCGGGGGGAACGGCCGTCGGGCAACTTTCTATATCAACATCTGGAAGCGCAGCTAGAAACCAACATAGACATGGGCGACTTTGACCTGGTAGAACGCAAAGCGCGACGGCTAATCAGCATCATCAATGAGCGGCCGGAAGGTCACTTTGCTCTAGGGTTGGCTTTGCTACGCCAGAAACAGCCCGCCGCCGCCCTGACCAGCTTCCTGGCAGCCCACGTCCTGGAACCACAATACGTCCCTACCCTCTACAACATCGGTTACTGCTACATGGAGACCAACCAGCCAGAGGAGGCCCTGATTTGGCTCAAGCGCGCCCTGGAGCGAGACAAAACCTACACGCCGGCCCTGCAAAAGATGGGTCAGGTTCACCTGCAATGGAACCAAACGGAAGAAGCAGTGGCATTCTGGCGGCAAGCGCTAACCATCCAGCCCGATTATGAACCGGCGCAACAAGCTTTGTATGAAGCTGGCGCCGGCCCGAAGCCAGAAGACCCACCGGCGCCGATAACTGCGCAGTTACAGCGCTATGGGCCGCTGGTCAAAGGGCGGATGAGACAGCCGCGCGTTTATCGCAGTGGCAGCGTGACTCTGACGCTTGATCCGGAAGTCGGTTTTGTGCTGGAAGACGCGGAGAATGCGCGTAATGGAACGGTTTATGCTAGCGGACCTTTTGGCGTGGCGCGAATGGAGGCGACCGATGTCCGGCATTTCATCGGCGTACTCAAGTTGTTGATACGGCAGGCAAACGAGTATACCTGTCGTGATATGGCGATCCTGGCCTACTACTCGGACGAGCCGCCTTTCAATTATCTGTTGGCGATGAAGAATGGCGAATTAGTGGGCAATGGCAACGGCCGTTTGTTCGCCGACAAAATGCCCTCTCACTTAAAGGTGCGTGTGGACAGCGACCTGGAAAGTCCATATGGTTCGCCATTTAACGGCTACTTTATCTATCTGGCCCAAGGTGGCCGACCAGGTGTGGCGGCCATGACGTTAGGATTGCTGGCAGAGTGA
- a CDS encoding nucleotidyl transferase AbiEii/AbiGii toxin family protein, protein MKAYLRSLIAPAPTKLLAIHTVREYLQARTLQSLQRAGAMQTLAFYGGTSLRFLYDIPRYSEDLDFALELHPEAYDFRAYLQQIVRDFSAEAYEVDVKLNEKQAVHKAFVRFRGLLYELGLSGHAEEVLAIKIEVDTNPPSHARLTTTPLNKHVPLNLQHHDPATLLAGKLSAILQRNYLKGRDIYDLWWYLNQSNWPEPNLDYLSQCLQQGGWGHAALTPANWRMIVREQLLPLQWSLVMEDVGSFIVDSDKQPVFSKQQLLAMLDDR, encoded by the coding sequence ATGAAAGCCTATCTGCGCTCACTTATTGCCCCTGCGCCAACCAAACTTCTGGCGATCCACACCGTGCGTGAATATCTACAAGCGCGTACTCTGCAAAGTCTGCAGCGCGCTGGCGCGATGCAAACGCTGGCTTTTTATGGCGGCACAAGTCTGCGCTTTCTCTATGACATTCCCCGCTACTCCGAAGACCTTGATTTTGCTCTCGAATTGCATCCGGAGGCCTATGATTTTCGCGCCTATTTGCAGCAAATCGTGCGTGATTTTTCCGCCGAAGCCTATGAGGTTGATGTTAAGTTGAACGAAAAGCAGGCGGTTCATAAAGCCTTCGTGCGCTTTCGTGGCCTGCTTTACGAACTTGGCTTGTCGGGACACGCGGAAGAAGTCCTGGCAATCAAAATTGAAGTAGACACCAATCCACCATCACATGCTCGCTTAACGACAACCCCATTAAACAAACACGTTCCTCTGAATTTGCAGCACCATGATCCGGCCACGCTTCTGGCCGGAAAACTGAGCGCCATCTTGCAGCGTAACTATCTCAAGGGGCGTGATATTTATGATTTATGGTGGTACTTGAATCAATCCAATTGGCCTGAGCCTAACCTGGACTACCTGAGTCAATGTTTGCAGCAGGGAGGGTGGGGCCACGCCGCCTTAACGCCAGCCAATTGGCGAATGATTGTGCGGGAACAACTATTGCCGTTGCAGTGGTCGCTTGTGATGGAAGATGTTGGCTCGTTTATTGTTGACTCGGACAAGCAACCAGTTTTTTCTAAACAGCAGTTGTTGGCTATGTTGGATGATAGGTAA
- a CDS encoding AbrB/MazE/SpoVT family DNA-binding domain-containing protein, producing the protein MTTLIKIGNSQGVRIPKTVIEQAGLAGQELEFAVMADGLLIKPLRKQPRQEWEQHIRKALQTHAEGTADTEWLDAPLTTDDDWEW; encoded by the coding sequence ATGACTACCCTCATTAAAATTGGCAATTCCCAAGGCGTTCGTATTCCGAAAACAGTGATTGAACAGGCTGGGCTGGCGGGTCAGGAGCTTGAGTTTGCGGTGATGGCGGATGGCTTGTTGATTAAACCCCTTCGCAAACAGCCACGACAGGAATGGGAACAGCACATTCGTAAGGCTTTGCAGACCCATGCCGAGGGAACGGCCGACACAGAATGGCTCGATGCGCCTCTGACCACAGATGATGATTGGGAGTGGTAA
- a CDS encoding helicase, with protein sequence MHVLHLHWLTPTTPEENGRSIFWLETAAAPQPSRNRRKKAAQPHPFAADRDGLRGLLTAVRLRGKLPIQTLALWLPTNRFGPIPSPDLLHDWEPDDNPPDLLPWQVIGGILDAAQTLRLLTWLHQNEMPAPYRLGVDGRFWHTAYTFTLELLAQQLIRPTLIAQRDAKAMRYEARWQPLLDGEAEAHRAAQLAAAMPAICRADAANPDETIPPRAILDSFLNHLADAAMRDWATKQELFLPTAADPAAAWVRALFAADPTVQASAGQMQHFTGSFRAWERALTIAGDKQYRVALRLEAPAQQETTRRKKGEDAWQLHYLLQARDDASLLVPAAEVWKTKGSVLPALDRQFDKPQERLLTGLGYAARFFKPIERSLQQRSPAGMSLTGDEAYAFLRQCAPQLQRAGFGLLVPPWWNKPGTRLGVRLKLGSTSKLTGQTAVATGHMNLEKLVNYRWQLSLGDTELTREEFDALVALKSPLVQIRGQWVQLDPEQIEAAIRFWEQQGMEGTLSLPEAMKLGLSAEEQQRNGLPVDGVELDDWLQSWLNRLQGEEKLAMLPMPEGLRATLRPYQQYGYSWLHFARRWGLGVILADDMGLGKCVAPDTQILVNGTLLTAEKVWQTFATETTFDGEGYWAEPDQSLIVNSMDNDTGKIVSSPITKLYRQAIREPMQRIVLEDGSTITITCRHQLWTPSGWTNHFQLGDYVGVPAKLPWDGNAVSPSLVQFLAWQIAEGYELKERATVHITQKEISRLNELEVCLQQIAQQFALEINQPKIHEPSAKSPYLTLNSRAYQSFLEANGYEWGHKSAGKKIPPFIMQADSTAVALFLKHFFEAEGSVSLKMRTVEISSASQELVMQLAVLLRRFGVWLRINARQKRATNGSGIYQTYYVGTFGGHSARLFQQSIGFLSEKKQKKLGQICQGASNTNVEGVPASHLIARLVQETKLPLRPLGMYNTVYVNGTQEFSRESLNRVVTNLNRVITGESLAAYQQKPRSKWTEQTLAAYKELDDEVLSEYSARLQRFLNEEVFYCRVKRVEQIDYEGWVYDFEVAHHHNFVANNMICHNTVQTLSLIQQLKEETESLPAPILLICPTSVVTNWELEQRKFTPGLRVMVHQGGDRLREAEFVAAAQASDMVLTSYALVRRDAETLQQIDWFGVVLDEAQNIKNANTKQAQTIRKLPADFRLALTGTPVENRLSELWSIMQFLNPGFLGGQKQFREEYVLPIEKYGDQEAAQRLRQVTRPFLLRRVKTDPTVIQDLPDKQEMKVYCHLSEEQATLYEAVVRDALAAIEEQEEGGMARKGLVLSMLMQLKQVCNHPAQYLHQTQTYNVGEDNGRSGKLERLTALLEEILAEGDRLLIFSQFTEMAGLLKGYIQETFGVPTLYLHGGVPPKKRAAMVEQFQRDDGPPVFLLSLKAGGTGLNLTRANHVFHFDRWWNPAVEDQATDRTFRIGQTKNVLVHKFVCLGTLEERIDAMIEDKKALANSIIGSGENWLTEMNTSDLRDLVKLRQ encoded by the coding sequence ATGCACGTTCTCCATCTTCACTGGCTCACGCCAACAACACCAGAGGAAAACGGCCGTTCCATCTTCTGGCTAGAAACGGCCGCTGCTCCCCAACCCAGCCGCAACCGGCGCAAAAAAGCGGCCCAACCCCATCCCTTCGCCGCCGATAGAGACGGGCTGCGCGGTTTGTTAACGGCCGTGCGCCTGCGCGGCAAGCTGCCTATCCAAACCCTCGCCCTCTGGCTGCCCACCAACCGCTTCGGGCCAATTCCCTCGCCAGACCTGCTGCACGATTGGGAACCCGACGACAATCCGCCCGATTTGCTGCCCTGGCAGGTCATCGGCGGCATACTAGACGCCGCCCAAACCCTGCGCCTCCTCACCTGGCTGCACCAGAACGAAATGCCCGCGCCCTACCGCTTGGGGGTAGACGGCCGTTTCTGGCACACCGCCTACACCTTCACCCTCGAACTCCTGGCGCAGCAGCTCATCCGCCCCACGCTGATTGCCCAGCGCGACGCGAAAGCCATGCGCTACGAAGCCCGCTGGCAGCCCTTGCTCGATGGCGAAGCCGAAGCCCACCGCGCCGCGCAACTGGCCGCCGCCATGCCCGCCATCTGCCGCGCCGACGCCGCCAACCCCGACGAAACCATCCCGCCCCGCGCCATTTTAGACAGCTTCCTCAACCACCTGGCCGACGCCGCCATGCGCGATTGGGCGACCAAACAAGAGCTTTTCCTGCCCACCGCCGCCGACCCGGCCGCCGCCTGGGTGCGGGCGCTCTTCGCCGCCGACCCGACCGTGCAGGCCAGCGCCGGGCAGATGCAGCACTTCACCGGCAGCTTCCGCGCCTGGGAACGCGCCCTGACCATCGCCGGCGACAAACAGTACCGTGTCGCCCTGCGCCTGGAAGCGCCCGCCCAGCAAGAAACCACGCGCCGCAAAAAAGGGGAAGACGCCTGGCAGCTTCACTACCTGCTGCAAGCCCGCGACGACGCCAGCCTGCTCGTGCCGGCCGCCGAAGTGTGGAAAACGAAAGGCAGCGTGCTGCCAGCATTGGACCGCCAATTCGACAAGCCGCAGGAGCGGCTGCTCACCGGCCTAGGCTACGCCGCCCGCTTCTTTAAGCCGATTGAGCGCAGTTTACAGCAGCGCAGCCCGGCCGGGATGAGTCTGACGGGCGACGAAGCCTACGCCTTTTTGCGCCAATGCGCGCCGCAGTTGCAGCGCGCCGGATTTGGCCTGCTGGTGCCCCCCTGGTGGAACAAACCGGGCACGCGATTGGGCGTGCGCCTGAAGTTGGGCAGCACCTCGAAGTTGACGGGACAAACGGCCGTTGCCACCGGCCACATGAACCTGGAAAAGCTCGTCAACTATCGCTGGCAGCTTTCCCTGGGCGATACCGAATTGACCCGCGAGGAGTTTGACGCCCTGGTGGCCCTCAAATCCCCCCTGGTGCAAATTCGCGGCCAATGGGTGCAGCTAGACCCGGAGCAAATCGAGGCCGCCATCCGCTTTTGGGAGCAGCAAGGCATGGAGGGCACGCTCTCATTGCCGGAGGCGATGAAGCTGGGCTTAAGCGCCGAAGAGCAGCAGCGCAATGGCCTGCCGGTGGATGGCGTGGAGTTGGATGATTGGCTGCAAAGCTGGCTGAATCGCTTGCAAGGGGAGGAAAAGCTGGCGATGCTGCCCATGCCGGAAGGATTGCGGGCGACGTTACGGCCGTATCAACAATATGGCTACTCCTGGCTCCACTTCGCTCGCCGCTGGGGCTTGGGCGTCATCCTGGCGGACGACATGGGATTGGGCAAGTGCGTAGCCCCTGACACACAAATTCTTGTAAACGGAACATTACTGACAGCCGAAAAGGTTTGGCAAACCTTTGCCACGGAGACAACATTTGATGGCGAGGGATACTGGGCTGAACCAGACCAATCTCTCATTGTCAACTCGATGGATAACGACACAGGCAAAATCGTGTCGTCCCCAATAACAAAGCTATATCGTCAAGCGATTCGAGAGCCTATGCAGCGGATTGTGTTAGAGGATGGATCGACAATAACCATCACTTGTCGCCACCAGTTATGGACACCTTCTGGCTGGACTAACCACTTTCAATTGGGCGACTATGTGGGCGTTCCAGCCAAACTGCCCTGGGATGGCAATGCAGTTTCCCCGTCATTGGTACAATTTCTGGCCTGGCAAATCGCCGAGGGATATGAACTAAAAGAGCGTGCGACTGTCCACATTACCCAAAAGGAGATAAGTCGCTTAAACGAGTTAGAAGTATGCCTGCAACAGATTGCCCAACAATTTGCTCTGGAGATTAACCAACCTAAAATTCATGAACCATCTGCAAAATCTCCCTATTTAACGCTGAATAGCCGCGCATATCAATCCTTTTTGGAAGCTAACGGATATGAATGGGGGCATAAGTCGGCCGGAAAGAAAATTCCACCGTTTATCATGCAGGCCGACAGTACGGCCGTTGCTCTGTTCCTGAAACATTTCTTTGAGGCAGAAGGTTCCGTTTCCTTGAAAATGCGTACAGTTGAGATAAGTTCAGCCTCCCAAGAACTGGTAATGCAACTGGCTGTTTTGTTACGCCGTTTTGGCGTGTGGTTACGCATAAACGCCAGACAAAAAAGAGCCACAAATGGCAGTGGCATCTATCAGACGTATTACGTAGGCACATTTGGCGGTCATAGTGCCCGGCTGTTTCAGCAAAGCATCGGGTTTTTAAGCGAAAAGAAGCAGAAAAAACTAGGCCAGATTTGCCAGGGAGCAAGCAATACGAATGTTGAGGGGGTTCCGGCATCGCATTTGATTGCTCGTTTAGTGCAGGAGACGAAACTGCCACTACGCCCTTTAGGAATGTATAACACGGTGTACGTGAATGGAACACAAGAATTCTCCAGAGAAAGTCTGAACCGGGTTGTCACCAATTTGAATCGTGTCATTACGGGAGAGTCGCTAGCAGCGTACCAACAAAAACCACGATCTAAATGGACTGAGCAGACCCTGGCTGCGTATAAAGAACTGGATGATGAAGTTTTATCTGAGTACAGTGCCCGGCTACAACGTTTCTTGAATGAGGAAGTCTTTTATTGTCGGGTGAAGCGCGTTGAGCAAATTGATTATGAAGGGTGGGTGTATGATTTTGAAGTTGCTCATCATCACAACTTTGTGGCGAACAATATGATTTGCCACAACACGGTTCAGACGCTCTCCCTTATCCAGCAATTAAAGGAAGAAACTGAAAGCCTGCCCGCGCCGATTTTGCTCATCTGCCCCACCTCCGTTGTCACCAACTGGGAATTGGAGCAACGCAAATTCACCCCCGGCTTGCGGGTGATGGTCCACCAGGGCGGCGACCGGCTGCGCGAAGCGGAATTCGTGGCCGCCGCGCAGGCCAGCGACATGGTGCTGACCAGTTACGCCCTGGTGCGGCGCGACGCGGAAACGCTGCAGCAGATTGACTGGTTTGGCGTGGTGCTCGACGAGGCGCAAAACATCAAAAACGCCAACACCAAGCAGGCGCAAACCATCCGCAAGCTCCCGGCCGATTTTCGCCTGGCCCTGACGGGCACGCCGGTGGAAAACCGGCTGTCGGAGTTGTGGTCTATCATGCAGTTTCTTAACCCCGGCTTTTTGGGCGGGCAGAAGCAGTTCCGCGAGGAGTATGTGCTGCCGATTGAGAAGTATGGCGACCAGGAGGCGGCGCAGCGATTGCGTCAGGTGACACGGCCGTTCCTCCTCCGCCGCGTGAAAACCGACCCCACCGTCATCCAGGATTTGCCCGACAAGCAGGAGATGAAGGTCTACTGCCACCTCAGCGAAGAGCAGGCCACGCTGTACGAAGCCGTCGTGCGCGATGCGCTGGCGGCCATCGAAGAGCAGGAAGAGGGCGGCATGGCGCGCAAGGGGCTGGTGTTGAGCATGTTGATGCAGCTCAAGCAGGTGTGCAACCATCCGGCGCAGTATTTGCACCAGACGCAAACGTATAATGTGGGGGAGGATAACGGCCGTTCCGGTAAACTCGAACGCCTCACCGCCCTGCTGGAAGAAATCCTGGCCGAAGGCGACCGGCTGCTCATCTTCAGCCAGTTTACCGAGATGGCCGGGCTGCTGAAGGGGTATATTCAGGAGACGTTCGGCGTACCGACGCTCTATTTGCATGGGGGCGTGCCGCCCAAAAAACGAGCCGCCATGGTCGAACAATTCCAGCGCGATGATGGGCCGCCTGTCTTCCTGCTGTCGCTCAAAGCGGGCGGCACGGGGCTGAATCTGACCCGCGCCAATCATGTTTTCCACTTCGACCGCTGGTGGAATCCGGCCGTCGAAGACCAGGCCACCGACCGCACCTTCCGCATCGGCCAGACGAAAAACGTTCTCGTTCACAAATTCGTCTGCCTGGGCACGCTGGAAGAGCGCATAGACGCGATGATAGAAGACAAAAAGGCGCTGGCGAACAGCATCATCGGCAGCGGTGAAAACTGGCTCACGGAGATGAATACAAGCGATTTGCGCGATTTGGTGAAGCTCAGGCAGTGA
- a CDS encoding phage baseplate protein, translated as MRSLNAADIVTIWDRGQAMHPIDRALLLLTAALPEADPVDLQNLTIGQRNGRLLHLRQLTIGDELAALVNCPQCGATLEFSLTVSQLQRPEPTTTSYTIILEGQKWRLRLPTSADLSALLSSPTIDHARQQLVARCVQPDAGQPASPTPTASILAEIARSMAETDPQADMRFSLTCADCAHEWQSHFDVVAFFWAELAAQARRLLLEVHQIARAYGWREPDILALSSRRRHLYLEMIGA; from the coding sequence GTGCGTTCACTGAATGCGGCCGACATCGTGACCATTTGGGATAGGGGGCAGGCGATGCACCCGATTGACCGCGCTTTACTGCTGTTGACGGCCGCTTTGCCGGAAGCAGACCCGGTTGATCTGCAAAATCTGACGATAGGGCAGCGCAACGGCCGTTTGCTCCACCTGCGTCAACTCACCATTGGCGACGAATTGGCCGCCCTGGTCAACTGCCCCCAATGTGGCGCGACGTTGGAATTTAGCCTGACGGTCAGCCAACTCCAACGGCCGGAACCAACCACCACCAGCTACACCATCATTCTGGAGGGTCAGAAATGGCGGCTCCGCCTGCCCACCAGCGCCGATCTGTCCGCCTTGTTGTCTAGCCCAACCATTGACCACGCCCGCCAACAGCTTGTTGCTCGCTGCGTTCAGCCAGACGCCGGGCAACCGGCATCGCCCACGCCCACCGCCTCCATACTGGCCGAAATTGCCCGTTCTATGGCCGAAACCGACCCGCAAGCCGACATGCGTTTTAGTCTGACCTGCGCCGATTGCGCCCATGAGTGGCAGTCCCATTTCGATGTCGTCGCCTTTTTCTGGGCCGAGCTAGCAGCCCAGGCCAGGCGGCTGCTCTTGGAGGTTCATCAGATTGCCCGCGCTTATGGCTGGCGGGAGCCGGACATTCTGGCCTTGAGCAGTCGTCGTCGTCACCTGTATCTGGAGATGATTGGGGCATGA
- a CDS encoding phage tail protein, translating to MPSQFVVNTHRYDPYKTFKFRVKWDGRYVAGISKVGGLTRTTQVVSYREGGDPTSARKSPGQSDYGPVTLERGVTHDTDFEAWANKIWAYGSGSGQEISLKDFRKDIIIELYNEAGQKVLAYNLFRCWVSEYTAMPELDANANAVAIQSITLQHEGWQRDESVVEPQEPSF from the coding sequence ATGCCTTCCCAATTTGTGGTCAATACCCATCGTTACGATCCCTACAAAACTTTCAAGTTCCGCGTGAAGTGGGACGGCCGTTACGTGGCCGGTATTAGCAAAGTGGGCGGTCTCACTCGCACCACCCAAGTCGTCAGCTATCGGGAAGGCGGTGACCCCACCAGCGCCCGCAAATCCCCCGGCCAGAGCGACTATGGCCCTGTCACCCTGGAACGAGGCGTCACCCATGACACCGATTTTGAAGCCTGGGCCAACAAAATATGGGCTTATGGCTCTGGGTCCGGTCAGGAAATCTCGCTCAAGGATTTCCGCAAAGACATCATCATCGAGTTATACAACGAGGCGGGACAAAAGGTGCTCGCCTACAACCTGTTCCGCTGTTGGGTGTCGGAATACACCGCCATGCCGGAACTGGATGCCAACGCTAACGCCGTCGCCATTCAATCTATTACGCTGCAACACGAGGGGTGGCAGCGGGATGAGAGCGTTGTGGAACCGCAGGAGCCGAGCTTCTGA
- a CDS encoding SWIM zinc finger domain-containing protein: protein MTQTYQIKETDIQALASAESFARGQRYFDEGAVLEVTRRGNLIAAEVAGSDYEPYSVQVTLADSGIGDTICSCPYDWGGICKHIVATLLAAIHQPETITEKTPIATLLAGLTAEQLCQILLGVAEMGPEVADAVEREVAWLRDRPITPTAAAAASPLPAVDLGAVSREIRKDFRLAGKGDNFKHGYYDEYAGMEVDPDEILEPHLEKIEELLDGGDGATAVSLISTIIDAYIDGLTELDEWVYEYNEDVLGEAALTLGAALAEVLLSLELTPQDEAEWLDQIEEWAEGLGDLEIAETAVQHGWSYPPLVAALQGQISDKGAWADEAPDYFEELALARLRILARQGRAQEYIYLAEAEGQTALAINMMAQSGDAGKAIAAARAYLDDPTDILALAHILAAKGEMDAALTIAEHGLSLERAQGKVALARWLRKGATAVGNQPLAMKAAQAAFSGSYELADYTAVQQLAGSEWQTIQPQLLQTLARSGPATHKVAIYLHEKMLVQAMQALDRDGFWLEGELRQVVEATRGKYPDWGIQIYQRKAEAIMDAGKAGAYETAVVWLRQAREIYQQHHRLAEWQDYLDAVLATHQRKYKLVPLLRAIR from the coding sequence ATGACTCAGACATACCAGATTAAAGAGACCGATATACAGGCCCTCGCCAGCGCCGAATCATTTGCGCGGGGTCAACGCTATTTCGACGAGGGCGCCGTTTTGGAAGTGACCCGGCGCGGCAACCTGATCGCCGCCGAGGTAGCAGGCAGCGATTACGAACCCTATAGCGTCCAGGTAACGCTGGCCGATTCCGGCATCGGCGATACCATTTGTTCCTGCCCCTATGATTGGGGTGGCATTTGCAAACACATTGTCGCCACCCTGCTGGCCGCCATCCACCAACCAGAAACCATCACCGAAAAAACGCCCATCGCCACGCTCCTGGCCGGCCTGACGGCCGAGCAGTTGTGCCAGATACTCCTGGGGGTAGCGGAGATGGGGCCGGAAGTTGCCGACGCCGTGGAGCGGGAAGTGGCCTGGCTGCGCGACCGCCCCATCACGCCAACTGCGGCTGCCGCTGCGAGTCCTTTGCCTGCGGTAGACCTGGGCGCGGTAAGCCGCGAGATTCGCAAGGATTTCCGACTGGCGGGCAAGGGCGACAATTTCAAGCACGGCTACTACGATGAATACGCGGGCATGGAAGTGGACCCGGACGAGATTTTGGAGCCGCATCTGGAAAAGATAGAGGAGTTGTTGGATGGGGGAGATGGGGCAACGGCCGTTTCCCTCATCTCTACTATCATAGACGCATATATAGATGGCCTGACCGAACTCGACGAATGGGTGTACGAATACAACGAGGACGTCCTGGGCGAGGCGGCGCTGACGCTGGGCGCGGCGTTGGCCGAGGTGCTGTTAAGCCTGGAACTGACGCCACAGGATGAGGCAGAGTGGTTAGATCAGATCGAGGAGTGGGCTGAAGGATTGGGCGACCTGGAGATTGCGGAAACGGCCGTTCAGCACGGTTGGTCCTATCCGCCGCTGGTCGCCGCCCTGCAAGGCCAGATCAGCGACAAAGGGGCCTGGGCAGACGAAGCGCCCGATTACTTTGAGGAATTGGCGCTGGCGCGCCTGCGCATTTTAGCGCGGCAGGGTCGAGCGCAAGAATACATCTATCTGGCAGAAGCAGAAGGGCAAACGGCGTTAGCCATCAACATGATGGCCCAAAGCGGCGACGCAGGTAAAGCCATCGCCGCAGCGCGGGCTTACCTCGATGACCCAACGGACATTCTTGCCCTGGCGCATATTTTGGCCGCCAAAGGGGAGATGGACGCCGCCCTGACCATCGCCGAACATGGTCTGAGTCTGGAACGGGCGCAGGGGAAGGTGGCGTTGGCGCGCTGGCTGCGGAAGGGGGCAACGGCCGTTGGCAACCAGCCCTTGGCCATGAAAGCGGCTCAGGCGGCCTTTAGCGGCAGCTATGAATTGGCCGATTACACGGCCGTGCAGCAATTAGCGGGCAGCGAATGGCAGACTATCCAACCGCAGCTACTACAAACATTGGCGAGAAGCGGGCCGGCCACGCACAAGGTCGCCATCTACCTGCACGAGAAGATGCTTGTTCAGGCGATGCAGGCATTGGACAGAGACGGGTTTTGGCTGGAAGGCGAGTTACGCCAGGTGGTTGAAGCGACCAGAGGAAAATACCCTGACTGGGGCATCCAAATATACCAGCGGAAAGCGGAGGCGATTATGGATGCGGGGAAGGCGGGGGCGTATGAAACGGCCGTTGTCTGGCTGCGCCAGGCCCGCGAGATTTACCAGCAGCACCACCGCCTGGCCGAATGGCAGGACTATCTGGACGCTGTTTTGGCAACTCATCAGCGTAAGTACAAGTTGGTTCCCTTGCTGCGGGCCATTCGCTAA
- a CDS encoding type II toxin-antitoxin system PemK/MazF family toxin: MKRFEVWLVGLDPTVGREINKTRPCVIISPDEMNPLSTVIVAPLTSKGFMFPGRVATRFQDKDGFILLDQMRAVDKQRLYQRLGAVDRQTISSLCAVLQEMFAC, encoded by the coding sequence ATGAAACGGTTTGAAGTATGGCTGGTCGGTTTAGACCCGACGGTTGGGCGCGAAATTAACAAGACGCGGCCGTGTGTCATTATTTCGCCCGATGAGATGAACCCCCTCTCAACTGTTATTGTCGCGCCGTTAACCAGCAAGGGATTTATGTTTCCGGGACGTGTCGCCACCCGATTTCAGGACAAGGATGGGTTTATTTTGCTGGATCAGATGCGGGCGGTAGACAAACAGCGCCTTTATCAAAGATTGGGGGCAGTGGACAGGCAAACCATAAGCAGCTTGTGCGCTGTATTACAAGAGATGTTTGCGTGTTAG